A single region of the Streptomyces sp. NBC_01803 genome encodes:
- a CDS encoding histone deacetylase encodes MHLDRLNRYLRGGTPPGGLRAHPGCRDPRPPIRSAPVTLPGVLYFATESAVWTGGRAFLDTGVPEVDTGVPGVPGVPGVDTGASGAPGAPGVAFAHAHLLTAGQFADIAAQEMGREPGVDLDLSRVLGAGRDRLGPGRYETLVLAGWRDGFPLLTFTAPWRRRDVPGNAPSAAYLRHLGAGLIAAHGWDAARAAAYLASRPGAAGHWSAASVETLLRGGP; translated from the coding sequence ATGCATCTGGACCGGCTCAACCGCTATCTGCGCGGCGGCACTCCGCCCGGCGGCCTGCGGGCGCACCCCGGCTGCCGCGATCCGCGCCCACCGATCCGGTCGGCGCCCGTGACGCTGCCCGGAGTGCTGTACTTCGCCACCGAGTCGGCGGTGTGGACGGGCGGGCGCGCGTTCCTCGACACCGGCGTCCCTGAAGTCGACACCGGCGTCCCCGGCGTCCCCGGCGTCCCCGGCGTCGACACCGGCGCTTCCGGTGCCCCTGGGGCCCCCGGCGTCGCCTTCGCGCACGCGCACCTGCTGACGGCCGGGCAGTTCGCCGACATCGCCGCCCAGGAGATGGGCCGGGAGCCGGGCGTCGATCTCGACCTGAGCCGGGTGCTCGGCGCCGGGCGCGACCGGCTCGGCCCCGGCCGGTACGAGACGCTGGTGCTCGCCGGGTGGCGCGACGGGTTCCCGCTGCTGACGTTCACCGCGCCGTGGCGCCGCCGCGACGTGCCGGGGAACGCGCCCTCGGCCGCCTATCTGCGGCATCTGGGCGCGGGGTTGATCGCCGCGCACGGCTGGGACGCGGCCCGCGCCGCCGCCTATCTGGCGAGCCGGCCGGGGGCCGCCGGGCACTGGAGCGCGGCCTCGGTCGAGACGCTGCTGCGCGGCGGGCCGTGA
- a CDS encoding phosphatidylinositol-specific phospholipase C/glycerophosphodiester phosphodiesterase family protein, giving the protein MTFPSRRRAMGAAAALTAALAGAVAAPATARAASSSGGGVVPLRRAHAHNDYEHDRPLHDALAHGFTSVEADIWLVDGQLLVAHDEWQLDPSRTLEALYLDPLLARVRANHGRVYRGHDVSLQLLIDIKNTGDATYRELARRLRPYHSLFSKAVGGRVQPRAVTAVISGDRAARVPMEAERIRHTFYDGRLDDLLADPPAPASFIPLISANWNSGFTWQGIGPMPAAERELLRRITGTAHARGQRVRFWATPDLPGPARDAVWRELVAADVDHLNTDDLAGLEAFLRAADAG; this is encoded by the coding sequence GTGACATTCCCCAGCCGTCGCCGCGCCATGGGGGCCGCCGCCGCCCTCACCGCCGCCCTCGCGGGCGCGGTCGCCGCGCCCGCCACCGCGCGCGCCGCCTCCTCCTCCGGCGGGGGCGTCGTGCCCCTGCGCCGCGCCCACGCCCACAACGACTACGAGCACGACCGTCCGCTGCACGACGCGCTCGCCCACGGGTTCACCAGCGTGGAGGCCGATATCTGGCTGGTGGACGGGCAGTTGCTCGTCGCCCACGACGAGTGGCAGCTCGACCCGAGCCGCACGCTGGAAGCCCTGTACCTCGACCCGCTGCTGGCCCGGGTCAGAGCCAACCACGGCCGTGTCTACCGAGGGCACGACGTCTCGTTGCAGCTCCTGATCGACATCAAGAACACCGGCGACGCCACCTACCGCGAACTCGCCCGCCGGCTGCGCCCCTACCACTCCCTCTTCAGCAAGGCCGTCGGCGGCCGGGTCCAGCCCCGCGCCGTCACCGCCGTGATCTCCGGCGACCGCGCCGCGCGCGTGCCGATGGAGGCCGAGCGGATACGCCACACGTTCTACGACGGCCGGCTGGACGACCTGCTCGCGGACCCGCCCGCGCCCGCCTCGTTCATCCCGCTGATCAGCGCCAACTGGAACAGCGGCTTCACCTGGCAGGGCATCGGCCCGATGCCGGCGGCCGAGCGGGAGCTGCTGCGCCGGATCACCGGCACCGCGCACGCGCGCGGCCAGCGCGTGCGGTTCTGGGCGACGCCCGATCTGCCGGGCCCGGCGCGCGACGCGGTGTGGCGGGAGCTGGTAGCGGCGGATGTCGACCACCTCAACACCGACGATCTCGCGGGCCTCGAAGCGTTCCTGCGCGCCGCCGACGCGGGCTGA
- a CDS encoding VOC family protein, whose amino-acid sequence MSDFPEGTPCWVDVTLPDPRLGKRFYGELFGWTFAEGAGEHGGFYSQAFSGGEPVGAMVSQLPWQEEPPAWTLYFATPDIKATAARVMDNGGSLLMEPLEIGRYGSLLLARDPGDVPFAVWQGDRQHGFGRRGEPGAFRWAEIVTRDADAADAFFPAVFPFETRRVPEPPGTDHVLWLVAGVPVAGRLRMPPETPDEAPPRIDIHFAVGDCDLAVATVRRLGGRLLGAPADGPHGRSAAVADPLGAAFVVADRYPARTR is encoded by the coding sequence ATGTCCGACTTCCCCGAGGGCACACCCTGTTGGGTCGACGTCACACTGCCGGACCCCAGGCTGGGGAAACGGTTCTACGGCGAGTTGTTCGGCTGGACGTTCGCGGAGGGCGCGGGGGAGCACGGTGGCTTCTACTCGCAGGCGTTCTCCGGCGGCGAGCCGGTCGGCGCGATGGTCTCGCAGCTGCCGTGGCAGGAGGAGCCCCCGGCCTGGACGCTGTACTTCGCGACGCCCGACATCAAGGCCACCGCCGCCAGGGTGATGGACAACGGCGGGTCGCTGCTGATGGAGCCCCTGGAGATCGGCCGGTACGGCAGCCTGCTGCTCGCGCGCGACCCGGGCGACGTCCCGTTCGCGGTGTGGCAGGGCGACCGGCAGCACGGCTTCGGCCGGCGCGGCGAGCCCGGCGCGTTCCGCTGGGCCGAGATCGTCACCCGCGACGCGGACGCCGCCGACGCCTTCTTCCCGGCCGTCTTCCCGTTCGAGACCCGGCGCGTTCCCGAGCCGCCGGGCACGGATCACGTGCTGTGGCTGGTCGCCGGCGTCCCCGTGGCGGGCCGGCTGCGGATGCCGCCGGAGACACCGGACGAGGCGCCGCCGCGCATCGACATCCACTTCGCGGTCGGCGACTGCGATCTGGCGGTGGCGACGGTCCGCCGCCTCGGCGGACGCCTGCTGGGCGCCCCGGCGGACGGCCCCCACGGCCGCTCCGCCGCCGTGGCCGACCCCCTGGGCGCGGCGTTCGTGGTGGCCGACCGCTACCCGGCGCGAACGAGGTGA